One Glycine soja cultivar W05 chromosome 7, ASM419377v2, whole genome shotgun sequence genomic window, agagagaaacaaaacaacatagatatacatatcatataaatgaaatataactTACTTAAACACAACTCACATCATTCCACCACTTATCGCGTGATATCACATCTCAACACTACACGTCTcacacattttcacatcattcacgtactcaagaatcaaacacaatatcactcaaccaatcaatatcaatcaatacacaggcgttatgcaacaaatgtATTAAGACTTAATCatatatgtaatgtggtaccatgtcaatgaaaaatCTCAACAGGAACCtaagagtacatgacaagatagtccacacactagtaagttaggttactctcactaggtaaaatcatagggagaccagtcagggtctgctccaaccatatgggatcaacacaGGCTTCAAGGAACATTtaaaccgagtgtatttactcccaaggcctacactccgaaaaGTCTGTCAAGGGCtctccttcctgattcaggtccaacccaaaaaacattttaccacgtaaactctatctatgaacttttttttttgaataaaaaagaaagtatattaattcaaaaagCAGTTTGATACAAGGTGATCGAAACGATCCAACCAAACAAACAGAACCAAAGCAAAAACCTAACAGCCTACATCATTAGCTTTACACCATGACTTCTAAGAGTTGGATATTGCCAACTTCTTTACACTATGTTGTCAATGATATTCCTTTCTATAACCTATTTATCCACAACTGTGCCAAAGCACATGCTATTTCTATAGTGCCACACATTATAAATTGTCTCCGCTGTTGCCATTTTCAGCAGAGCACTTTTCCAACCTTTACCTTTGGTGTTCTCAATAATCCAAGCAAGCTCCATATCCCACTCCCTCGGATCATGTCTTCTACCCAGCCAATCCAAAATGTTCCCCCAAATTTCTCTAGTACCACTGCAGTTGAAGAAAAGATGATTTATAGACTCATCAGCACAGTTACAAATACTGCAATCACTACTTTGGATCATTCCAAATCTTCTTAATCTATCTTTAGTAGAGAGCTTTTTGTGACAAGCAAGCCACAAGCAAATGACAGCTCGCGGTCTAGCCTTGTTCCCACACATCACAGACCTCCACGACACTCTTTGGTGTTCCTCTGTCAGCCCATGATACATAGCACTCATAGGAAACTTCTGTCTACTGAGAGCTTGGTCCCAATGTTGTTGTATCTGACCCAGTTTATCTCTTTGATTCATAATGTTCTTAAGGATCCAAGAACTATTAGGCCTGACAAAAGCAGTAATAGCATCATTGCCCTTCAGATAATATGTATGAACCCACAGCACCCAAAGATTCTCAGAATTTCTGCAAATATTCCAAAGACATTTCATCAGACTAACAATGTTCCAAACCTGCAAATTAATAATGCCAACACCACCCTGGCTTTTATTCCTACACATTGTATCACAAGCTACTAGGCTTTTCTTGCTAATCTCTTGTTTACCTGTCCAAACAAAACTCCGACATATAGCATTAATCTATCTATGAACtttacaaaacacacgactccttaattgttctcaaaataattttatctcgtcgcgcttgtgattaaagtcgtcaggttcccacagtggttcctatcacaatactcgtcgcgtaTTAACTTGTCGTCCTTAAAGGATCTTATAGTCATGTTATTGTATAGTTCATAActcataactcaatgcacacaacatgtcaatacacatgtatattacaattcaatacatactcaatttatcacatacactcaatcttaatcacaatggtataattccaaagcaacatgttatcacacgtcatgaatcatatacacatcacacagtattaatatatacatggcaCACACAtagactttacctatgaactatgcaatacacacaactactcaattattttcaaaatcattttaattcgtcgcacctcaaagtgattcaacttgtCAGGTTTCCATAatggatctcatcacaatactcgtcaggcttataattgtgtgattgcacagttcatagctcataactcaatacatacaatatctcaatacacgtgtatctcacaatttattgcatattcaatttatcacttactcacattttcaatcacaatttcatgatcccaatataataatttatcatgctAATACAGTAAAATCTTgtccaaaatacaaacaaattatacaaaatatttctcAAAACATGGGAAGTAAAATccatcaaacaatttcacataatcatatcaaaatcaaaggaagaattacaatacaataaatatcCCAAAATAGGTTCCAATTTAATCTTCTAAGGatccttacacatgttcattctaatttcaattacgataaactcatcccttacttctaagcgggctcacgtgtgtagttcGACGCTAATAACGGTGTCTCTAATGGCTCCcaaagattcctcaagttttttctttgtttgctCTGTTAAGTTTTCGAAgggttagagagaaggagaagggattggagCCTCCAGTTCACTGTCTGTATGTGATGCAAATGTATCCCTCCATAGACATTAAGTTGCAAATCCCAACAGTGATGATGTGCGGAAATGTATTTCACACTTGGTAttcaaatttcatgacaatccaacggttaatgagtcTGGGAAATTAGTTTTATTGGGACAGATTTGGATGcatgcaagaagaaaaagagctCGGTGCAAGGGACATTTCTAGCACCACAAacattatttttacaaattgcAACGGTGAAGACATGAGAAATTGAGTTTCAAACctggttttcaaatttaacaacgatccaatggttaacgagtcTGGGATCATTGTTTTATTGAGATATGTTTGAGTGTATGCGATAAAAATAGAGGATTTTGAGAAagggagaaaagaaaacaaatttcaaagaaaTAGAGAGTGTAGAGACATATTGTAAATGTAACAAGAAActcatttactctattttttaaatttgaggaCATAGTATGTCTATTTATaactattatttactctatttttatattttttattttataaaaagaaactttatttattctatatcaaatgaataaataaaatattttttttattttccttcaaactattattttaattaataaaattatttctccttatttatttaattagaaaaacctcattatttttctaaaattctatttatttttaaataaaacaccttttaatttattttacgaaaatgGGGTGTTACATAGTGTATGTGACTCTATCTCCAGGCTttgaaaaaaaggaagagaaaatatGGTGTATAAATTGAATAAGGCCTTGTATTGTCTTAAACAAACTCCTAGGGCTTGGAATAGAAGGATAAACTCCTTTTTGGTACAACTTGGTTTCTGCAAATGCTCAGTAGATATGGAATCTATgtcaagaaagaaaaggaatcaAGTGTGATATGGATTTCCATGTGTGTAAATGATTTATTGGTGGCTGAGAATGATCATAACGACATTGAATGTTTCAAGGCACTAATGGTGActgaattttaaatgacaaaTCTAAGTAGCTTGGCATATTTCCTTGGGTTAGAACTTGTGACTACTTCAAAGGGAATTATACTTCATCAACAAAGGTATGTTATCAAAGTGCTTAAAAGGTTTCACATGGCAGATTGCAATCTTGCTAATACTCCAGCAAAGGTGAATGTAAAATTGggaattgaagaagaagaagtggatCCAACAATGTACATACAACTAGTTGGATCTTTGAGGTAGTTAGGTAACAATAGACCTAATCTTTCCTTTGTTGTTGGTCTAATCAGTAAGTTCATGAGTAGCCCAAAATAATTTTCAGGTATGCGAAGGGAACATTGGATTATGGTATATTGTTCCTAGAAAGATAGATCAGAAAACAATAAGTTTGTTGGGATATTTTGACTCTGATTGGTGTGGAGATAGAACAGATAGGAGGAGCACTACAAGATACTTGTTCAAGTTTCTAGGTGCACCAATTTCCTAATGCTCTAAGAAACAGCCTGCGGTGTCTTTGTCTTCCTGTGAGGCTGAGTATATAGCATGTTTATTTGCTAGTTGCCAAACTATATAATATGTTCAAGTTTCTAGGTGCACCAATTCATTGCTAAATGAAGTTAATTTTAAAGTGGAGAGAGCTATTAAATTGCTAGTTGATAAACAGTCAGCTATCAATTTGTCTAAAAATCTAGTCTCTCATGGAAGAAGTAAACATATTGAAACCAGATTCCATTT contains:
- the LOC114420672 gene encoding uncharacterized protein LOC114420672; amino-acid sequence: MSEFCLDRNSENLWVLWVHTYYLKGNDAITAFVRPNSSWILKNIMNQRDKLGQIQQHWDQALSRQKFPMSAMYHGLTEEHQRVSWRSVMCGNKARPRAVICLWLACHKKLSTKDRLRRFGMIQSSDCSICNCADESINHLFFNCSGTREIWGNILDWLGRRHDPREWDMELAWIIENTKGKGWKSALLKMATAETIYNVWHYRNSMCFGTVVDK